One genomic region from Prionailurus bengalensis isolate Pbe53 chromosome C1, Fcat_Pben_1.1_paternal_pri, whole genome shotgun sequence encodes:
- the NEU2 gene encoding sialidase-2 — MESCPILQKERVFQSGAHAYRIPALLYLPEQKTVLAFAEQRISKKDEHAELIVLRRGSYDASTHQVQWHAQEVVAQAQLEGHRSMNPSPLYDEKTGTLFLFFIAIPGQVSEHHQLHTRVNVTRLCQVTSPDHGRSWSPARDLTGPAIGTAHKEWATFAVGPGHCLQLGNKTRSLLVPAYAYRNLHPHRRPSPFAFCFVSHDHGHTWQRGNFVAQDTVECQVAEVGGAEQRVVYLNARSPLRARVQAESTNEGLDFKEAQLVEELVEPPHGCQGSIVSFPGPGAGTDASDRWLLYTHPTDPRQRAHLGAYLSKPRPGPAAWSEPALLATGSCAYSDLQSMGTGPDGSPQFGCLYESDDYEAVMFLTFTLKQAFPAEFLSVGASCVPPRKDSRRPGAPFPPEHPE, encoded by the exons ATGGAGTCGTGCCCCATCCTGCAGAAGGAGAGAGTGTTCCAGTCAGGAGCCCATGCCTACAGGATCCCCGCTCTGCTGTATCTGCCTGAGCAGAAGACAGTGTTGGCCTTCGCGGAACAGCGGATAAGCAAGAAGGATGAGCACGCGGAGCTGATCGTCCTGCGCAGAGGAAGCTATGACGCATCCACCCATCAGGTCCAG TGGCACGCTCAGGAGGTGGTGGCCCAGGCGCAGCTGGAGGGCCACCGGTCCATGAACCCAAGCCCCTTGTACGACGAGAAGACAGGaaccctcttcctcttcttcatcgCCATCCCGGGGCAGGTGTCCGAGCACCACCAGCTCCACACGAGGGTCAACGTGACACGGCTGTGCCAGGTCACCAGCCCCGACCACGGGAGGTCCTGGAGCCCCGCCCGAGACCTCACTGGCCCCGCCATCGGCACAGCCCACAAGGAGTGGGCCACTTTTGCGGTGGGGCCGGGGCACTGCCTGCAGCTGGGCAACAAGACGCGGAGTCTGCTGGTGCCCGCCTACGCTTACCGGAACCTTCACCCCCACCGGCGGCCTTCGCCGTTTGCCTTCTGCTTCGTCAGCCACGACCACGGGCACACGTGGCAGAGAGGGAACTTCGTGGCCCAGGACACCGTGGAGTGTCAGGTGGCCGAAGTCGGGGGTGCGGAGCAGAGGGTCGTGTATCTGAACGCGAGGAGCCCCCTCAGAGCCAGGGTCCAGGCCGAGAGCACCAACGAGGGCCTCGACTTCAAGGAGGCCCAGCTAGTGGAGGAGCTCGTGGAGCCTCCGCACGGCTGCCAAGGGAGCATCGTCAGCTTTCCCGGCCCCGGGGCGGGGACGGACGCCTCGGACAGATGGCTGCTCTACACTCACCCCACCGACCCGCGGCAGAGAGCCCACCTGGGCGCGTACCTCAGCAAGCCGCGCCCGGGCCCCGCGGCCTGGTCGGAGCCCGCCCTGCTGGCCACAGGCAGCTGCGCTTACTCAGACCTCCAGAGCATGGGCACCGGCCCTGACGGGTCACCGCAGTTCGGGTGTCTGTACGAATCGGACGATTACGAGGCGGTCATGTTCCTCACGTTCACCCTGAAACAAGCCTTCCCAGCTGAGTTTTTGTCTGTGGGAGCCAGCTGTGTGCCACCCAGGAAGGACTCCCGCCGGCCTGGGGCCCCCTTTCCTCCTGAACACCCCGAGTGA